From Pseudodesulfovibrio sp. JC047, one genomic window encodes:
- the hmcB gene encoding sulfate respiration complex iron-sulfur protein HmcB, producing MLRRTFLGLLGAAGASVALPMSARAGGKSFGPHPDTLAVLFDATRCIGCRKCEQACNEVNQLPAPDSTFDDLTVLDTKRRTDEKTYTVVNKFQGTSAPVFVKKQCNHCLEPACASACFVKAFKKEPNGAVSYDASVCVGCRYCMIACPFEIPAYEYDEPLTPRVMKCTLCAPRLAEGKLPGCVEQCPKEALTFGPRDEIIKIARARIAAYPDRYVDHIYGEREMGGTSWMYLSGEPFSNIGLREDLGTASAPELTAGALAAVPIVVGMWPVLLGGIYVVSKRKDKIANDERVAAVKDALTRAGEEAEKKLHDALSKAEVANKRRIEVEVKKAVEEALTPKEDAETGEEES from the coding sequence ATGTTACGAAGAACATTCCTCGGACTGTTGGGCGCAGCTGGCGCAAGTGTCGCGCTTCCCATGTCGGCACGGGCTGGAGGGAAATCCTTTGGTCCGCATCCCGACACATTGGCCGTGCTTTTTGATGCCACCCGCTGCATTGGTTGCCGCAAATGCGAGCAGGCTTGCAACGAAGTGAACCAACTGCCTGCACCCGATTCCACGTTTGACGATTTGACAGTCCTCGACACCAAACGTCGGACTGATGAAAAAACATATACTGTCGTGAACAAGTTCCAGGGCACAAGTGCTCCGGTTTTCGTGAAAAAACAGTGTAATCACTGTTTGGAACCGGCGTGTGCCTCCGCCTGTTTTGTCAAGGCTTTCAAAAAGGAACCGAATGGAGCCGTCAGCTATGACGCTTCAGTCTGTGTCGGTTGTCGATATTGCATGATCGCCTGTCCTTTTGAAATCCCGGCCTATGAATACGATGAACCGCTGACTCCCAGAGTCATGAAGTGCACCTTGTGCGCGCCCCGTTTGGCCGAAGGCAAATTGCCCGGCTGCGTGGAGCAGTGTCCCAAGGAAGCGCTCACGTTCGGCCCGCGTGATGAGATCATCAAGATCGCCCGTGCGCGGATTGCGGCCTACCCTGATCGATACGTGGATCATATCTATGGCGAAAGGGAGATGGGCGGCACGAGCTGGATGTATCTGTCCGGTGAGCCGTTTTCCAATATTGGCCTGCGGGAGGACCTGGGAACAGCGTCCGCTCCTGAACTGACTGCCGGTGCGTTGGCTGCCGTCCCCATCGTGGTCGGCATGTGGCCGGTGTTGCTCGGTGGTATCTATGTCGTGAGCAAACGCAAGGACAAGATTGCCAACGACGAACGTGTTGCAGCAGTCAAGGATGCCCTGACCAGAGCTGGAGAAGAAGCCGAGAAAAAACTGCATGATGCGTTGTCCAAGGCCGAAGTTGCCAACAAACGACGGATCGAGGTCGAGGTCAAAAAGGCCGTTGAAGAGGCGCTGACTCCCAAGGAAGACGCCGAAACAGGTGAGGAGGAATCCTAG